The Solenopsis invicta isolate M01_SB chromosome 12, UNIL_Sinv_3.0, whole genome shotgun sequence genome window below encodes:
- the LOC105202696 gene encoding solute carrier organic anion transporter family member 4A1 isoform X4 has protein sequence MSLCARRSGVPDMHETLSSFPEQFGDGPRKPEIKPEIPKETDRTADNLKCGWFWFRPIYLQKFRTAKWALFWLCWAGAMQGMVVNGFINVVITTIERRFGLKSSETGLIAGGYDIASFLLLVPVSYLGGRAKASKPRYIGIGILVLGIGSLLFASPHYLAGPYRGGQQTDNICQSVSNISSHSISCTDQSTVQAELEPYSGVYLTIFLVAQLLHGAGAAPFYTLGVTYLDENVSKKMSSVYLGVYYTMAIIGPALGYVVGGELLKIYTDFLTVDSSTIGLTSDSNVWIGAWWIGFLAAAVICFVIAIPVLAFPAVLPGSEELAKDRVSEAHEKSARSSTAATGEAFSKIRELPRALTELLGNPAFFMLNLAGASEGLLIAGFAAFLPKLIENQFSVSASSAALLMGLVTVPAGGGGTFLGGYLIKRFNLPCSGILKFCLLATTACIAFTLCFALNCPNLDFAGLTVPYQNLTRKFAMSLENSCNNGCGCSRSQFDPICGVDGITYYSPCHAGCYRETPINNVKVYSDCSCIHAPAMNLTSENTGNVVQYEAINTTCASSCSYLWLFIVLAFCNMFMTFLCTMPALSSTLRVVRDDQRSFALGIQWIKVRILGTIPAPMVFGALIDDTCILWNETCDGRGACLVYDNYYMSRYMLALAFIGKAASLLFFFLAWWTYVPPSTRGIDQNSRQQTTATLMLSDTSQEVEIVPTTIA, from the exons TTTCTGGCTGTGCTGGGCCGGGGCGATGCAAG GAATGGTCGTAAATGGTTTTATAAATGTCGTCATAACGACGATAGAGAGGAGATTCGGACTGAAATCGTCGGAGACCGGCTTGATAGCGGGCGGATACGATATAGCTAGTTTCCTTCTTCTCGTACCAGTAAGCTATCTCGGCGGACGTGCGAAAGCATCGAAACCAAG GTATATCGGCATAGGGATTCTAGTCTTAGGTATAGGTAGTCTGCTGTTTGCGTCTCCGCATTATCTTGCCGGACCATATAGAGGGGGTCAGCAAACAGACAACATATGCCAAAGTGTCAGCAATATATCGAGCCATTCG ATATCCTGCACGGATCAATCTACCGTTCAAGCGGAGCTAGAGCCTTACAGTGGCGTGTACTTAACCATATTTCTGGTAGCTCAGCTGTTGCACGGCGCCGGTGCGGCACCCTTTTATACTCTCGGGGTTACGTATTTAGATGAAAATGTGTCGAAGAAGATGTCTTCGGTGTATCTAG GTGTTTATTATACTATGGCCATAATAGGACCCGCACTAGGCTACGTGGTCGGTGgtgaattattgaaaatttacacAGACTTTCTTACGGTGGACTCCTCGAc GATTGGATTAACTTCCGATAGTAATGTCTGGATTGGTGCATGGTGGATCGGTTTTTTAGCAGCAGCTGTCATATGCTTCGTCATCGCGATACCCGTTTTGGCATTTCCCGCAGTTTTACCCG GATCGGAGGAATTAGCCAAGGATAGGGTGTCGGAGGCGCACGAGAAATCGGCTCGATCTTCCACCGCGGCGACGGGAGAAGCGTTTTCCAAGATACGAGAGCTGCCACGCGCTTTGACCGAATTACTTGGAAATCCGGCATTTTTTATGCTGAATCTAGCAGGTGCCAGTGAAGGGTTGCTGATTGCCGGATTTGCTGCTTTCCTACCGAAACtgattgaaaatcaattcagcGTCAGTGCCAGCTCGGCCGCGTTACTGATGG GATTGGTGACCGTACCGGCAGGAGGCGGTGGTACTTTTCTCGGCGGCTATCTAATCAAACGCTTCAACCTACCCTGTTCCggcattttgaaattttgcttgCTGGCTACAACCGCCTGCATCGCTTTTACCCTGTGTTTCGCTCTAAACTGCCCGAACTTGGATTTCGCTGGATTGACCGTGCCCTATCAAAACCTCACGAG AAAGTTCGCGATGTCTCTCGAGAACAGCTGCAACAATGGCTGCGGGTGCTCCAGATCGCAATTCGATCCTATATGCGGCGTAGACGGGATCACGTACTACTCGCCCTGCCACGCTGGATGCTATCGAGAAACGCCGATAAACAATGTCAAA GTATACTCGGACTGTAGCTGTATACACGCGCCGGCGATGAATTTGACGAGCGAAAATACCGGGAACGTCGTCCAGTACGAAGCTATCAATACCACCTGCGCAAGCTCGTGCTCGTACCTGTGGCTGTTCATCGTCTTGGCGTTCTGTAACATGTTCATGACCTTCCTCTGCACGATGCCCGCGCTCTCGTCCACGCTGAGGGTCGTGCGCGACGATCAGCGATCGTTCGCTCTGGGTATACAATGGATCAAAGTTCGGATTCTGGGGACGATACCGGCACCCATGGTTTTCGGCGCTCTTATAGACGACACTTGCATCTTGTGGAACGAAACGTGCGACGGCAGAGGAGCGTGTCTCGTTTACGACAACTATTACATGAGCAG GTATATGCTCGCGCTGGCATTCATCGGAAAAGCGGCTtcgcttcttttctttttcttagcGTGGTGGACGTACGTTCCACCGAGCACCAGAGGTATCGACCAGAATTCTCGGCAGCAAACGACGGCTACTTTAATGCTAAGTGACACGTCTCAGGAAGTCGAGATAGTACCAACTACGATAgcataa
- the LOC105202696 gene encoding solute carrier organic anion transporter family member 4A1 isoform X3, protein MRDKFAFNSGVPDMHETLSSFPEQFGDGPRKPEIKPEIPKETDRTADNLKCGWFWFRPIYLQKFRTAKWALFWLCWAGAMQGMVVNGFINVVITTIERRFGLKSSETGLIAGGYDIASFLLLVPVSYLGGRAKASKPRYIGIGILVLGIGSLLFASPHYLAGPYRGGQQTDNICQSVSNISSHSISCTDQSTVQAELEPYSGVYLTIFLVAQLLHGAGAAPFYTLGVTYLDENVSKKMSSVYLGVYYTMAIIGPALGYVVGGELLKIYTDFLTVDSSTIGLTSDSNVWIGAWWIGFLAAAVICFVIAIPVLAFPAVLPGSEELAKDRVSEAHEKSARSSTAATGEAFSKIRELPRALTELLGNPAFFMLNLAGASEGLLIAGFAAFLPKLIENQFSVSASSAALLMGLVTVPAGGGGTFLGGYLIKRFNLPCSGILKFCLLATTACIAFTLCFALNCPNLDFAGLTVPYQNLTRKFAMSLENSCNNGCGCSRSQFDPICGVDGITYYSPCHAGCYRETPINNVKVYSDCSCIHAPAMNLTSENTGNVVQYEAINTTCASSCSYLWLFIVLAFCNMFMTFLCTMPALSSTLRVVRDDQRSFALGIQWIKVRILGTIPAPMVFGALIDDTCILWNETCDGRGACLVYDNYYMSRYMLALAFIGKAASLLFFFLAWWTYVPPSTRGIDQNSRQQTTATLMLSDTSQEVEIVPTTIA, encoded by the exons TTTCTGGCTGTGCTGGGCCGGGGCGATGCAAG GAATGGTCGTAAATGGTTTTATAAATGTCGTCATAACGACGATAGAGAGGAGATTCGGACTGAAATCGTCGGAGACCGGCTTGATAGCGGGCGGATACGATATAGCTAGTTTCCTTCTTCTCGTACCAGTAAGCTATCTCGGCGGACGTGCGAAAGCATCGAAACCAAG GTATATCGGCATAGGGATTCTAGTCTTAGGTATAGGTAGTCTGCTGTTTGCGTCTCCGCATTATCTTGCCGGACCATATAGAGGGGGTCAGCAAACAGACAACATATGCCAAAGTGTCAGCAATATATCGAGCCATTCG ATATCCTGCACGGATCAATCTACCGTTCAAGCGGAGCTAGAGCCTTACAGTGGCGTGTACTTAACCATATTTCTGGTAGCTCAGCTGTTGCACGGCGCCGGTGCGGCACCCTTTTATACTCTCGGGGTTACGTATTTAGATGAAAATGTGTCGAAGAAGATGTCTTCGGTGTATCTAG GTGTTTATTATACTATGGCCATAATAGGACCCGCACTAGGCTACGTGGTCGGTGgtgaattattgaaaatttacacAGACTTTCTTACGGTGGACTCCTCGAc GATTGGATTAACTTCCGATAGTAATGTCTGGATTGGTGCATGGTGGATCGGTTTTTTAGCAGCAGCTGTCATATGCTTCGTCATCGCGATACCCGTTTTGGCATTTCCCGCAGTTTTACCCG GATCGGAGGAATTAGCCAAGGATAGGGTGTCGGAGGCGCACGAGAAATCGGCTCGATCTTCCACCGCGGCGACGGGAGAAGCGTTTTCCAAGATACGAGAGCTGCCACGCGCTTTGACCGAATTACTTGGAAATCCGGCATTTTTTATGCTGAATCTAGCAGGTGCCAGTGAAGGGTTGCTGATTGCCGGATTTGCTGCTTTCCTACCGAAACtgattgaaaatcaattcagcGTCAGTGCCAGCTCGGCCGCGTTACTGATGG GATTGGTGACCGTACCGGCAGGAGGCGGTGGTACTTTTCTCGGCGGCTATCTAATCAAACGCTTCAACCTACCCTGTTCCggcattttgaaattttgcttgCTGGCTACAACCGCCTGCATCGCTTTTACCCTGTGTTTCGCTCTAAACTGCCCGAACTTGGATTTCGCTGGATTGACCGTGCCCTATCAAAACCTCACGAG AAAGTTCGCGATGTCTCTCGAGAACAGCTGCAACAATGGCTGCGGGTGCTCCAGATCGCAATTCGATCCTATATGCGGCGTAGACGGGATCACGTACTACTCGCCCTGCCACGCTGGATGCTATCGAGAAACGCCGATAAACAATGTCAAA GTATACTCGGACTGTAGCTGTATACACGCGCCGGCGATGAATTTGACGAGCGAAAATACCGGGAACGTCGTCCAGTACGAAGCTATCAATACCACCTGCGCAAGCTCGTGCTCGTACCTGTGGCTGTTCATCGTCTTGGCGTTCTGTAACATGTTCATGACCTTCCTCTGCACGATGCCCGCGCTCTCGTCCACGCTGAGGGTCGTGCGCGACGATCAGCGATCGTTCGCTCTGGGTATACAATGGATCAAAGTTCGGATTCTGGGGACGATACCGGCACCCATGGTTTTCGGCGCTCTTATAGACGACACTTGCATCTTGTGGAACGAAACGTGCGACGGCAGAGGAGCGTGTCTCGTTTACGACAACTATTACATGAGCAG GTATATGCTCGCGCTGGCATTCATCGGAAAAGCGGCTtcgcttcttttctttttcttagcGTGGTGGACGTACGTTCCACCGAGCACCAGAGGTATCGACCAGAATTCTCGGCAGCAAACGACGGCTACTTTAATGCTAAGTGACACGTCTCAGGAAGTCGAGATAGTACCAACTACGATAgcataa
- the LOC105202696 gene encoding solute carrier organic anion transporter family member 4A1 isoform X5, which yields MHETLSSFPEQFGDGPRKPEIKPEIPKETDRTADNLKCGWFWFRPIYLQKFRTAKWALFWLCWAGAMQGMVVNGFINVVITTIERRFGLKSSETGLIAGGYDIASFLLLVPVSYLGGRAKASKPRYIGIGILVLGIGSLLFASPHYLAGPYRGGQQTDNICQSVSNISSHSISCTDQSTVQAELEPYSGVYLTIFLVAQLLHGAGAAPFYTLGVTYLDENVSKKMSSVYLGVYYTMAIIGPALGYVVGGELLKIYTDFLTVDSSTIGLTSDSNVWIGAWWIGFLAAAVICFVIAIPVLAFPAVLPGSEELAKDRVSEAHEKSARSSTAATGEAFSKIRELPRALTELLGNPAFFMLNLAGASEGLLIAGFAAFLPKLIENQFSVSASSAALLMGLVTVPAGGGGTFLGGYLIKRFNLPCSGILKFCLLATTACIAFTLCFALNCPNLDFAGLTVPYQNLTRKFAMSLENSCNNGCGCSRSQFDPICGVDGITYYSPCHAGCYRETPINNVKVYSDCSCIHAPAMNLTSENTGNVVQYEAINTTCASSCSYLWLFIVLAFCNMFMTFLCTMPALSSTLRVVRDDQRSFALGIQWIKVRILGTIPAPMVFGALIDDTCILWNETCDGRGACLVYDNYYMSRYMLALAFIGKAASLLFFFLAWWTYVPPSTRGIDQNSRQQTTATLMLSDTSQEVEIVPTTIA from the exons TTTCTGGCTGTGCTGGGCCGGGGCGATGCAAG GAATGGTCGTAAATGGTTTTATAAATGTCGTCATAACGACGATAGAGAGGAGATTCGGACTGAAATCGTCGGAGACCGGCTTGATAGCGGGCGGATACGATATAGCTAGTTTCCTTCTTCTCGTACCAGTAAGCTATCTCGGCGGACGTGCGAAAGCATCGAAACCAAG GTATATCGGCATAGGGATTCTAGTCTTAGGTATAGGTAGTCTGCTGTTTGCGTCTCCGCATTATCTTGCCGGACCATATAGAGGGGGTCAGCAAACAGACAACATATGCCAAAGTGTCAGCAATATATCGAGCCATTCG ATATCCTGCACGGATCAATCTACCGTTCAAGCGGAGCTAGAGCCTTACAGTGGCGTGTACTTAACCATATTTCTGGTAGCTCAGCTGTTGCACGGCGCCGGTGCGGCACCCTTTTATACTCTCGGGGTTACGTATTTAGATGAAAATGTGTCGAAGAAGATGTCTTCGGTGTATCTAG GTGTTTATTATACTATGGCCATAATAGGACCCGCACTAGGCTACGTGGTCGGTGgtgaattattgaaaatttacacAGACTTTCTTACGGTGGACTCCTCGAc GATTGGATTAACTTCCGATAGTAATGTCTGGATTGGTGCATGGTGGATCGGTTTTTTAGCAGCAGCTGTCATATGCTTCGTCATCGCGATACCCGTTTTGGCATTTCCCGCAGTTTTACCCG GATCGGAGGAATTAGCCAAGGATAGGGTGTCGGAGGCGCACGAGAAATCGGCTCGATCTTCCACCGCGGCGACGGGAGAAGCGTTTTCCAAGATACGAGAGCTGCCACGCGCTTTGACCGAATTACTTGGAAATCCGGCATTTTTTATGCTGAATCTAGCAGGTGCCAGTGAAGGGTTGCTGATTGCCGGATTTGCTGCTTTCCTACCGAAACtgattgaaaatcaattcagcGTCAGTGCCAGCTCGGCCGCGTTACTGATGG GATTGGTGACCGTACCGGCAGGAGGCGGTGGTACTTTTCTCGGCGGCTATCTAATCAAACGCTTCAACCTACCCTGTTCCggcattttgaaattttgcttgCTGGCTACAACCGCCTGCATCGCTTTTACCCTGTGTTTCGCTCTAAACTGCCCGAACTTGGATTTCGCTGGATTGACCGTGCCCTATCAAAACCTCACGAG AAAGTTCGCGATGTCTCTCGAGAACAGCTGCAACAATGGCTGCGGGTGCTCCAGATCGCAATTCGATCCTATATGCGGCGTAGACGGGATCACGTACTACTCGCCCTGCCACGCTGGATGCTATCGAGAAACGCCGATAAACAATGTCAAA GTATACTCGGACTGTAGCTGTATACACGCGCCGGCGATGAATTTGACGAGCGAAAATACCGGGAACGTCGTCCAGTACGAAGCTATCAATACCACCTGCGCAAGCTCGTGCTCGTACCTGTGGCTGTTCATCGTCTTGGCGTTCTGTAACATGTTCATGACCTTCCTCTGCACGATGCCCGCGCTCTCGTCCACGCTGAGGGTCGTGCGCGACGATCAGCGATCGTTCGCTCTGGGTATACAATGGATCAAAGTTCGGATTCTGGGGACGATACCGGCACCCATGGTTTTCGGCGCTCTTATAGACGACACTTGCATCTTGTGGAACGAAACGTGCGACGGCAGAGGAGCGTGTCTCGTTTACGACAACTATTACATGAGCAG GTATATGCTCGCGCTGGCATTCATCGGAAAAGCGGCTtcgcttcttttctttttcttagcGTGGTGGACGTACGTTCCACCGAGCACCAGAGGTATCGACCAGAATTCTCGGCAGCAAACGACGGCTACTTTAATGCTAAGTGACACGTCTCAGGAAGTCGAGATAGTACCAACTACGATAgcataa